Sequence from the Leptospira johnsonii genome:
TCCATTCTCGGATCATTCGGATTGATCTGAATTGCAGCGTTTGCAGCTGCTAATGCTTGTTCCCATTTTTCAGTATCAAAGTAAATGGTAGCAAGCGCTGCATAAGCAGTTTTATTTTTAGGGTCTAGTTTGATCGCATTCTTCAAATAAAGTTCGGACTTATCCGGGCGATCTAATTGTTTATAACAGTAAGCTAGAAGAAGATGAGAGTTTAGATATTTTTTATTTAATTCTAAGGAACTTTTGAGAGCCTTAACCGCTGCGTCCAAACTTCCCAGTCTGTAAAGCTCCACACCAAGGTTGTAATAAAGCTCCGTAGTTTTTCCAAGTTCTAGAGCCTTTTGGTAGGTCTTGATCGCATTCTCTGAATCACCGGACCGAGAGTAAAGGGCGCCTAGGTTTAGATAAGCCTTTTGGAACTTGGGGTTCATTCCCAAAATCTCAGAATATACTTTGGCCGCTTGGGAGATTTTCCCTTCTTTTTCGAGTTTTAAAGCCTCGTTGAACTTTCGTTTGATATCGGCCTCGGTCATATCCGGAATATCGACTAAAATTCCCCAGAAAACAACCTGAAAAAAACTTCAGGTAAAAGTCAAAAATCTCCGAAAATAAAATATAGAAAGACAGAGGTCCGAAATGAAACAGATAGCCGCTATCTTCGCATTGATAACTGTTACCGCTTGCGCTTCTTCCGAAACCAGAAGGAGTATCAGCGCGTCCGGAGATCCTTCCGAAATATTTTTTGAAAAAGAAATCGTCCCAATGGACCAAGAGTCCAAAAGAGATTTGGTATTGGCTAAGAACTCTTCCGCTTCCAGAGGATTGGATGATCTTCTTGCGGA
This genomic interval carries:
- a CDS encoding tetratricopeptide repeat protein yields the protein MTEADIKRKFNEALKLEKEGKISQAAKVYSEILGMNPKFQKAYLNLGALYSRSGDSENAIKTYQKALELGKTTELYYNLGVELYRLGSLDAAVKALKSSLELNKKYLNSHLLLAYCYKQLDRPDKSELYLKNAIKLDPKNKTAYAALATIYFDTEKWEQALAAANAAIQINPNDPRMEILLTEIHVKLGNYKQSFETLKKVTTTAQGFVQFNDSIKAAKQKPKPEEKVFFDNLEVLTRKKLDEFKDKLTLSKENPQDFEAPEAQDALDLSLMYLFHGDTERALKYLLYAQKNLQENPTTETG